The sequence below is a genomic window from Salinispira pacifica.
GGATGTTTCCCGGAACAATACCTGGTGGGCCCAGGGCGGAATCGTGGCCGAAGGCATTGACGACAATCCGGAACTTCTGGCGAAGGATATAATGGAGGCCGGCAGCAGAATTAATAATGTGCAGGCTGTGAATATCGTGGCACAGGAAGGACCGGAACTGGTCCACGAACTGCTGATTAATAAGGCGGGGGTTCCGTTTGAACGGGGGAAGGACGGAAACTTTGACCGGACCCGGGAAGGCGCACACTCCCTGCGGAGAATATTCCATGTGAAGGATCAGACCGGCCGGGCCATTCAGGAACATCTGATGGCCTATGCCGCAGGATTGAAGAATATCAGTTTTCTGCCCGGCATGGTCGCCGTCGACCTTATTACCAACACCCACCACTCAACCGACCCCCAGCAGCGCTACAAGAAGCGGAAGGTGCTGGGAGCATATGTTCTGGACGAAACTTCCGGTGAGATCACACCCGTTTTTTCCCCATCGGTGATTCTGGCCACAGGAGGGGTGGGCTCTCTGTATCTTCACACGTCAAACCCCGCCTCGGCCACCGGAGACGGAATTGCCATGGCGTACCGGGCCGGTTGCGAAATAATCAATGCAGAGTACATTCAGTTTCATCCCACAACTCTCTATCATCGGGATGCCCAGCGCTTTCTCATGACCGAGGCTCTCCGGGGGGAAGGGGCCCGGCTGATGAACCGCCGGGGCGAATATTTCATGGAGCGGTATCAGCCTGAATTAAAGGACCTGGCTCCCAGAGATGAGGTTGCCAGAGCAATATACAATGAGATGGACAGCTCCACCGGTTTTGTCTACCTGGATGCGCGAAATCTCAAGGTGGATGTACAGCAACGCTTCCCCGGAATATTCCACCGCTGCAGCGAGCTCGACATGGATATCCGCAGCGATCTGATTCCCGTGGTTCCTGCAGCCCATTATTTCTGCGGCGGAATCAAGGTGAATTCAAGCGGCAGAACTGAGATTAAGAATCTGTATGCCGTAGGGGAGAGCGCAGGAACCGGGGTGCACGGCGCCAATCGGCTTGCTTCAGTCAGCCTGCTGGAAGGTCTGGTATTCGGTGTCCGTGCTGCCCGGAGCATTATTAAACATGAGGCGAAGCTGAAAAGCAGGCTGGTCAACAGTATTCCCGAATGGAAATATCCACCCCGGGTGGTGGACTTCGATCCCCTGCTCATTAAACACGACCTGCAGAATATTCAGTCCACAATGTGGAATTACGTGGGAATTCTGAGAACCGAAAAACGGCTGGACAGGGCCCTCTCCGACCTGAACTACTACACTCACCGGATTGAGCGTTTCTACAAGGAAGCCAGGGCCGGAAAAGAGATTATTCAACTTCGGAATGCGGTTCTCAGCGCAACCATTATCGCCCGGGCGGCCCAGGCAAACACAGAGTCACGGGGCTGTCATTTCCGGGAAGCACCAAAGAGCATGAATCCCGGCTGAATCATATCCAGAAATTGGAGACAATTTCATAAATCGCGCACATTTAATTGGACATCAGTATTTCCACCGCATATACTTTGTATAGGCACAATGTTTCCGCTGATCGATTGTTACCCCGTGCCAGGAGTTTATGGCTCTGAACGTACAGTCCGGTTCGGATCGGTTACATCAAACTGAAGGAGCATGAAATGCAGATTACTGATATCCGAGTACGGCGGGTGAGCTCTGAAGGGAAATTAAAGGCGTATGTTACCGTTACCTTTGATGACTGCTTTGTCGTGCATAATGTGAAGGTTATTGAAGGCAAAAGCGGGGTATTCATCGCCATGCCCAGCCGGAAAACCAAAACCGGGGAATACAAGGATGTTGCCCATCCGATCAATTCTGACTTTCGCAATGAGCTGCAGGATAAAATACTGCAGGCGTTTGAAACCCAGAAGGATGAGGAACCTCTACAGAGCGATTTTTCCTGATCGCCCCTGCAGCAGTTCTGTATTCACCTGCCTCTTTTCCCAAAAACCTCAACCGTTAGATAGCGGAAATCGTTTGACATGAAATGCGGTTTTACGCTATGTTATCGTCTCAAATCTGTTGGGATGTAGCCAAGCGGTTAAGGCACCGGGTTTTGATCCCGGCATGCGGAGGTTCGAATCCTCCCATCCCAGGTACTGTTCACTGGAAAGATATCATCTGGAGGAAATATAATGGCTGAAAAAGTATTAACAGTTGAAGAACGGACTGAAAAGGGCAGCTCGGCGAGCCGCCGTGCCCGGCATGAGGGCATCATTCCCGCAGTAGTATACGGGCACGAAGCTCCCAGGCACATTCTTGTGAATGCCCGTGAATTCCGCGCCGTGTTCAAACACATTTCAGAGAGTGAAATTGTTACTCTCAAGCTGGGCAAGAAAAAAATACAGGTGCTGGTAAAGGATTATCAGGCTGATATGATCAAGGGTAATCTGATTCATCTGGATTTTTATGAAATTGAAGCAGGTAAAACCGTTAAAACCAATGTGGCCCTCCATATTGTTGGAACGCCTGCGGAAGTGCGTCAGGGCGGTATTCTTGAAGCACCTCTTCACGAGCTGGAAATTGAGTGTCTTCCCAAGGATCTGCCGGAAAGCATTGAGGTTGATGTAAGCGATCTGGACACTGCCAGTGCCATGCATGTTGGTGATATTAAGGCTCCCGAGGGAGTGAAAATCCTCACCAACGAAGATCAGCTGATCGCTGCGGTAACCTTCGCCAAGGAAGAAGTTGAAGAAACTGACGAAGAAGCTGAAGATGAAGCAGTCGCAGAAACAGAACCTGAAACTGAAGAGTAATATTCTATCCGGGGAAGGTTCCCCGGATGCTGTGTTACCCCAGGGCGGTGTTCCCGTTCATCAGCTGATTCCGACTTCAGATCTGCTGAGCGGCGGCTCCGCCCCTCTTTCTTTGCCCCGCAATACCGGACGCACATTTCTCGCCCCCGTTTTCCGGCTTTTCAGCAAACAGTCCCCACATCAGATAAAACGATCTCTGTGCATTCTCGGCCTGGGAAACCCCGGCAGGGAGTATCAGAATACCCGGCATAATATCGGCTTCTGGCTGGCGGATGAACTTGCCCGGCATGCTTCGGTGCGTTTTCGTAAACGGCCGTTCTCTCCCTATCTCCATGCGAAAATTCCCGCCCAACGCCTCGTTCCCCAGGGAGATGCAGAGGATCTGCACTTCGACGAACTTATTCTGGTGAAACCCCTGACCTATATGAACCGAAGCGGAAAGGTCATTCCTCATCTTTTTCGTCAGTTCGGAAAGCCCATGCAGTTTCTGGTTGCTGTGGATAATATGGATCTGAACCCCGGTACCATCCGGATGAAAAAGAGGGGCGGAACTGCCGGCCATAACGGGCTCAAATCGGTGGTGCACTACCTGGATAAGGGATTCTGGCCTCTCTATATGGGTATCGGCCGTCCGGAAAAGGACGGCTCTGTAATTGAACATGTACTGGGCACGGCGGAAGAATCGGAGATGGAGCGGTACCGGCGCATTACCCGGGATTTGCCGGAAATTCTCTTCACTCTTTTTACTTCACCCGTGGAACAAACCATCGAACGGATCAACACCTACAGCATCAGCGAAATATCCGCCGGTGCCTGATCTCCCATCCACACAACGCTCCCGGGCATTTTATCAGCGCTTTCTCAAGGCAATGGAGCATGCCCCGTGCCGTCAGGGCGGGGAATTCCATGTCGCTGTATCCGGAGGGCGGGATTCAATTCTCCTTCTGTATATGATGGCGATGCTGAAGAGCGACCGTGCCTGTGCAGCCGGTTTTGATCTCAGAGCCCTGCATATTGACCACGGCATACGAAGCGTTGAAGAATCGGAAAAGGATATGAATGCGGTTTTTTCCGCCGCCATCCGCCTGAGTGTACCTCTCACCCTGTATCGCGAACCCCGGGGCAGGATTGAAGCCTTTGCATCCGCCGCAGGAGGACTTGAATCCGCAGCCCGGACTCTCAGATACCGGGTGTTCAACGGGCTGCTGAATCTCTCCGGCGAATCCCCGGATACGGCCAGCCGCCCCGTGCTCCTCACCGCCCACCACGGTGATGACAGCAGGGAAACCATTCTGCAAAGTCTTCTCGAAGGGAATCTGGGCAGCCGGCTGCTTGGAATCCCCCCGGAAAGTCCCGGAATTATCAGACCCTTTCTGCTCATGAGTCCTCCCCCGGGGCGGGATGAGATTACCGCACTGTGTGAAGACCTGAATATCGTCTTCGTGGATGATTCCAGCAACCGTGAATCTGTTCAGCGCAGAAATTTCCTGCGGAACCGGATCATTCCCGCACTGAATGAGCAGATGGGAAACCTGGACGGGCGCATGGAATCCCTTCGGGATAGCTGGCGGGAAATTCATGAGTACATGCTGGCTCAGGTCCCCAGAACGCTGTGGAAGCCGTGTTCTATTCCCGGGCGGGAGCATCTTCAGGCCTCAACAGATCAGTTCTGTGAACTTGAGCCCATAATACGGCGCAGAAGCGTTCAGCAGGCCCTCTTAAATCTCAGGCCTCCCCCCAGAGAGGAACGGATCCCCGAAGAGTTTTTCCGGGAACTGGAGCGTCTGGCATGCAGCAGCAACGGAAGTACGGCGCTGCGGCGGCATGAGGGCTACGGACTTCAATTTCATCTTGAGTATGGCCGGATATATCTCTATTCTTCCCTTGCCCCGGGGCGAAAAAAACGGTATTTTGTACAATTGTATGCCGGGAGGGAGAGTCGGGTTCGGCCTTCGGGAGGATTGACTCTGATATTTACTCCAGTACGCCGGGTTGCTGAAAACTCAGAACACGGCGGAGAATTACGGAATTCAGTACACCCTGATGCACCGTTTCTCAGAAATTTGGAAGACAGCGAATCGTTAAAGAAATATCTTAAACTCCCGGAAAATAATGAGTATCTTACTCTGAAAGAGCTAATACGGCGCAGGCGCATTCCCGAATGGATGCGCCGGGATATCTTCCTTCTGGAAGACGGTCGGCGCTGGTATGGAATCATCTATCCCGATGATCTCCCGCAGAAGTGGAGCTTTCAGCCGTTCTACGGCGGCGGAACATCCCGGCGGGAACTTGAACGGGAACTCCGGAGCAATCCGGAAATGGTACGGAAATACGATATTACAATAAAAATGGAGCAGTGCTGGTGAGCGAAAATAAGCAGAATCCCAACGGCGATAACAACAATAATGATCCCAAGCAGCCGATGAATTTTAATTTCAAGAATAACCGTTTTGCATTACTCATGCTGATAGCGGTACTGGTAAGTTTCATCTTTTTCTTTCTTCCGGGAGTAAGCCCCCAGGGAAATGAAATCGACTACTCCCAGTTTTTGAACTATCTGGAATCCGGGGTAATTCAGCAGGTGAACATCATCGGAAATACGGTGATCGAGGGCCGCATGCAGCGTAACGGCGAGGTGCAGACCTTTACCACCAGAATTCCCTATGTGGATGAGGCCCTGATTACCCGGCTGGAGGAAGAAGGTGTAGCCTTCGGCGGTGAAAAAAGTCCCACCAGCCCCATGATGGTTCTGGTGAATCTTTTTCCCTGGGTGATCGGGATCTTTTTTATCTGGTTCATGCTCCGGCAGCTCCAGGGTAATGGCAACAAGGCCTTCAGTTTCGGAAAGAGTAAAGCCAAGATGTATGCCGACGACGGCAAGAAGGTAATCTTCTCGGATGTTGCAGGACAGAAAGAAGCCAAGTACGAACTCCAGGAAGTTGTTGAATTCCTGAAAAACCCCAAGAAGTTTGAAGATATGGGGGCCAAAATTCCCAAAGGCGTACTGCTGGTGGGGATGCCCGGTACCGGTAAGACCCTGCTGGCCAAGGCTACAGCCGGCGAAGCCGGAGTGAAATTCTTCCATATGTCCGGTTCGGACTTTGTGGAAATGTTTGTCGGGGTCGGTGCAAGCCGCGT
It includes:
- the nadB gene encoding L-aspartate oxidase, which produces MEHEIQDVLIIGTGIAGLSAAVTAAEAGLSVTVLSKDGDVSRNNTWWAQGGIVAEGIDDNPELLAKDIMEAGSRINNVQAVNIVAQEGPELVHELLINKAGVPFERGKDGNFDRTREGAHSLRRIFHVKDQTGRAIQEHLMAYAAGLKNISFLPGMVAVDLITNTHHSTDPQQRYKKRKVLGAYVLDETSGEITPVFSPSVILATGGVGSLYLHTSNPASATGDGIAMAYRAGCEIINAEYIQFHPTTLYHRDAQRFLMTEALRGEGARLMNRRGEYFMERYQPELKDLAPRDEVARAIYNEMDSSTGFVYLDARNLKVDVQQRFPGIFHRCSELDMDIRSDLIPVVPAAHYFCGGIKVNSSGRTEIKNLYAVGESAGTGVHGANRLASVSLLEGLVFGVRAARSIIKHEAKLKSRLVNSIPEWKYPPRVVDFDPLLIKHDLQNIQSTMWNYVGILRTEKRLDRALSDLNYYTHRIERFYKEARAGKEIIQLRNAVLSATIIARAAQANTESRGCHFREAPKSMNPG
- the spoVG gene encoding septation regulator SpoVG, translating into MQITDIRVRRVSSEGKLKAYVTVTFDDCFVVHNVKVIEGKSGVFIAMPSRKTKTGEYKDVAHPINSDFRNELQDKILQAFETQKDEEPLQSDFS
- a CDS encoding 50S ribosomal protein L25 — its product is MAEKVLTVEERTEKGSSASRRARHEGIIPAVVYGHEAPRHILVNAREFRAVFKHISESEIVTLKLGKKKIQVLVKDYQADMIKGNLIHLDFYEIEAGKTVKTNVALHIVGTPAEVRQGGILEAPLHELEIECLPKDLPESIEVDVSDLDTASAMHVGDIKAPEGVKILTNEDQLIAAVTFAKEEVEETDEEAEDEAVAETEPETEE
- the pth gene encoding aminoacyl-tRNA hydrolase; the protein is MKQSQKQNLKLKSNILSGEGSPDAVLPQGGVPVHQLIPTSDLLSGGSAPLSLPRNTGRTFLAPVFRLFSKQSPHQIKRSLCILGLGNPGREYQNTRHNIGFWLADELARHASVRFRKRPFSPYLHAKIPAQRLVPQGDAEDLHFDELILVKPLTYMNRSGKVIPHLFRQFGKPMQFLVAVDNMDLNPGTIRMKKRGGTAGHNGLKSVVHYLDKGFWPLYMGIGRPEKDGSVIEHVLGTAEESEMERYRRITRDLPEILFTLFTSPVEQTIERINTYSISEISAGA
- the tilS gene encoding tRNA lysidine(34) synthetase TilS, translating into MPDLPSTQRSRAFYQRFLKAMEHAPCRQGGEFHVAVSGGRDSILLLYMMAMLKSDRACAAGFDLRALHIDHGIRSVEESEKDMNAVFSAAIRLSVPLTLYREPRGRIEAFASAAGGLESAARTLRYRVFNGLLNLSGESPDTASRPVLLTAHHGDDSRETILQSLLEGNLGSRLLGIPPESPGIIRPFLLMSPPPGRDEITALCEDLNIVFVDDSSNRESVQRRNFLRNRIIPALNEQMGNLDGRMESLRDSWREIHEYMLAQVPRTLWKPCSIPGREHLQASTDQFCELEPIIRRRSVQQALLNLRPPPREERIPEEFFRELERLACSSNGSTALRRHEGYGLQFHLEYGRIYLYSSLAPGRKKRYFVQLYAGRESRVRPSGGLTLIFTPVRRVAENSEHGGELRNSVHPDAPFLRNLEDSESLKKYLKLPENNEYLTLKELIRRRRIPEWMRRDIFLLEDGRRWYGIIYPDDLPQKWSFQPFYGGGTSRRELERELRSNPEMVRKYDITIKMEQCW